AGTGACAGGACGAGAAGCATTAGTCCGAATTATGTACTTTAATTTCTTATGGATGGTTGATTTTGGGGCAGAACTATTTCAGTACTTTGAAAGGCAAAACGTAGATTTAAATACTTTGTTTGATGAAGAGGACCTGACTTTTTTAAAGTATGTAGAACAAAGGGAGTTTACGGTTTATCAGTCAATTAGTTTGCTGCGGACTAAATTGGGCTATTATGTGGATGAGCCAGAAATCAATCATTTTTTATACCCTACAACAATTAATTTACGCTTTAAACAAAAGCTGGCTCAAACGGGTGTGGCTGAGACATATCAGCAAAGGGAAGCTAATTTTATTTCCTACATGATTTTTTATTGGCCGCAGTATTTTTCAGAAGACGATCCGCGATTATCATACGTACGAAAAAATTATAAAAATTTGACCGCTTCAAAAGAAAAGTCAAAAGCTTTTTTTGACAAAATGATACCTTATTTTCAAAATTTTTCTCGCGGTAAGCAAGAATTGATTCTGTTAAATTATCAAACAATATTCTTACGCCAAGAATTATTTAAAGGGAAAGCACCAAAAAACTTGGATTTTATTTTAGAGAGTTTAAAAATTCAACATCCAAATTATGAAATTTTACATGGCTATATCAGCGAAGCAATACAGACGAGCGCAAGTGAGGACTTAATTAATCTTTTAACGATTGTGACTTTACCACAAGTTGAGCGTAGCGAGAAAACAGAAAAAATAAAAGTGGGGATTATTGGTTTTCCCAATCACTTTTTATTATATTCGCTGATTAATCGAATCGAAGATTTACCATTTGTTGATTATTCTTTGATGAATACAGCCTCTAAAGAAAAATATGATGCAGTAATTACCTGTTCGGGGTCATTAGTCCCCGAAGAAAATACAAATTATTGGATTGTTGAAGGTGAAAGTTCATTTGATGCTACGGATGATTTTTTATTCCACATTTTTAAAAAAAGGCAAAAAGAGCAAAATAATCAATTGAATATCGGTCAAAGAGATAAAACTAAACATTAATGGTAGATGGAGTATAGAAAATTCATTCGTTTTAATAAGCTTTAGCACATATAAATTAGTTATATAAAACAAGCTGGGATAAGAAGCTAAATCGCTTTTTATCCCAGCTTGTTTTATGAGGCGTTGTTACTTAATTGATTTGTCTTAATTGAAATTTCTACTAAACCAGGCAGTTCAATTTGGGTAATTGCATCAGGTTCGTAACTGCTTAAAGGCATTTTTTTTAAAAAATATTCTTTTACTTCGTTAATTTCACGTTCATTGAGATTGCGCTTTTTATTAATCAATAAAATTTCGTTGTGGCTAGGGGCAACTGTATAGACGATAGTGGTATTGCCCGCCGTATAAACTTTCACCATCTCTGCATCCGTATTTTCTAACTGATTGCGTACCAAACGCGAGTGGCTATTGGTTACGTTGATTAATTTCATCTGGTTCACTCCTTCAAGGCAAGTTTGAACTAACTTACCTATTATTATACGGTTCCAAACTTAATTAGCAAAGTGATTACACTTGAGAAAACAGACAAAATTTGCCGATTTTAGTAGTTATCTAAACGTTTTTTATTTCTAAGCTAAAAAAGCATGTGAACAAACGATTACGAACGTCAGCTCACATGCTTTTTATTAAATGTAGTAATTATTCTTCTGGGAGATCATTTTCAGCTAAAGGTTCTTGCTTGGTATTTTCTGATTCATTAGTTTGTAAAGCGATAACCTCAATTTTGTCATCTTTAGTTAAGCGTGCTGTCAGTTCTTTTGCTGTTGGATGATCCAAATAATATTCTGCAATACCGTCTTCAATTTGATCTTGAATAGTACGACGTAGTGGACGCGCGCCCATTGAAGGATTGTAGCCCAGGTCAACTAGTTTTTCTTCCACATCTTTTGGTACAGTGATGTGGATATGTTGAGAGATTAGCATTTCATTTACTTCATTTAACATCAATTCAACAATGTGCAATAAATTATCTTTACTCAAGGCTTTGAATTCAATAATTCCGTCAAAACGGTTTAAGAATTCAGGCGAGAAGTAGTTGTTTAACTGATTTAAGACAGAGCGTGTTACACCTTCTCTAGCAGCACCGAAACCAACGCTAGCTTCAACATTACCGGTACCAGCATTACTAGTCATAATAATTAGTGTATCTTTAAAGCTAACAGTTCGCCCTTGGGCATCAGTGAGGCGACCATCATCTAGAATTTGTAAGAACATATGCAAAACATCTGGATGGGCCTTTTCAATTTCGTCCAACAGAATTAAGCTGTAGGGATTACGACGAACTTTTTCTGTTAACTGACCTGCTTCGTCATAACCAACATAACCTGGAGGAGATCCGATTAATTTAGCCACACTGTGTTTTTCCATGTATTCAGACATATCAAAACGAATCATCGAATCTTCAGAACCAAACATTTCATAGGCTAGTTGTTTGGCTAATTCTGTTTTACCAACACCTGTTGGTCCTACAAATAGAAAAGAACCAATCGGGCGGTTTTTCTTACCTAAACCAACACGGTTACGACGAATGGCTTTAGCTACCTTATCAATTGCTTCATCCTGACCAATAACGTGTTTCTTCAAATCAGGACCAAGATTTTTTAATTGTGTTTGTTCTTTTTCTTTTAGTTCACCAACTGGGATACCGGTACGTTCTTCAACAATTTGCTCCATATCTTTTTCAGTAATCGTCGGTGTTTCCTCGTCACTAATCTGTTTATTTTTCATTTCTTCTAATTTATTAATTTGATCACGATAATAAGCTGCTTTTTCAAAGTCTTCTTCTTTGGAAGCTTGTTGTTTTTGGGCTTCGGCATCTGCTAATTTTTTCTCAATCGCTTTTGGATCAACTAATTGAATTGTTAAGTTTTTCTTAGAACCAGATTCATCTAGTAAATCAATTGCTTTATCTGGTAAAAAACGATCTTGAATATAGCGATTGGAAAGTGTGGCAGCAGCTTTAATCGCTTCCTCAGTATATTTTACATGATGATAATCTTCATAACGCGGTTGTAAACCCTTCAAAATTGCAATAGTTTCTTCAACAGAAGGTTCCTCCACTCGGACTGGTTGCATTCGGCGTTCCAAAGCTGCATCTTTTTCAATGATGCGATACTCATTTAAAGTAGTAGCACCGACCATCTGTAACTCTCCACGTGCTAAAGCTGGCTTTAAGATATTTCCAGCATCCATGTTTCCATCACCAGCGGCTCCGGCACCTACAATTTCATGCACTTCATCAATGAATAAGATAACATTTTCAGCTTGCTTGATTTCGTCAATTAATTTTTGCATGCGTTCTTCGAATTGTCCGCGAATACCTGTTCCTTGAACAAGTGAAGCGACATCTAAGCGAATAACTTCTTTTTCAAGCAGTTTTTGGGGAACATCACCATCAACGATTTTTTGTGCCAATCCTTCAACGACAGCGGTCTTACCAACGCCAGGCTCACCAATTAAAACCGGATTATTCTTTGTTCGGCGGTTCAAAATTTCAATAACGCGTTTAATTTCGTCATCACGTCCAACAACAGGATCAATATCTCCATTACGAGCTTGTTCTGTAATATTAATGCCATATTCTCCTAAAAGACCATTTGACCCTTGATTTTGACGTGGGGGCTGACCGCCATTAAAGTTATTTCCTCCGCCAAATTGAGTAGGGGGAGTTTGTTCATCAGTATTTCTAGGCTGCATTTGTTGGGACATTTGACGAAATAAATCGTCAAGACTTCCAAAGCCAAATGGATCTTGTGCCATCATACTTGTTTGGCTACCTGTTTGATTTTTCAATTTTTGGTAGCAGCTTTGGCAGTAGTCTAATTGCTTTCTTTGGCCATTTACATTTGCGTATAAATGAATGGTAGCTTCATTTTTGCCACAGTTTTGACAAAGCATAAATAATTCACGACCTTTCATGGATTTACTTACAGTTATTATTGTAGCGCGCTTTTTTTATTCCGTAAAAAGATACACTTAAAAAGCGGGGTCAAGTCAAAGTTATCTTTGACCTTTGCTGACCATATCTGTATTATACTAAATTTATTTATTGGTGCAAGTAATTTGTCCGTTAGTAATAATAGCTACTTTTTCTATTCTTTCGCATTCTTCATACGAATTTTAAAAGATGTTTTACTGATAATTGTTTTTTTAATAGAGAAGACATTCGTATTCTAATTGGACTAGATAACTTTTCCCTATATATAAGAGAAAACGGTTGTACGATTGAAAAAAAAATGGTAATCTTAACAGTTGAAAGGGCCTTTTTAATAGTTTATTTGGACTGTTAAAAAAGAAAACCCTCACAAAAAACTTGTTTCACAAAGGAGACCGATTAATATGGAAAAAAAAGATTTTCACGTAGTAGCAGAAACTGGGATTCACGCACGTCCAGCTACATTATTAGTACAAACTGCTAGCAAATTTAACTCTGACATCAACTTAGAGTACAAAGGTAAATCTGTAAATCTTAAATCTATCATGGGTGTTATGTCTCTTGGTGTTGGCCAAGGTTCCGATGTAACAATCACTGCTGAAGGCGCTGACGAAGCTGATGCAATGGCAGCAATCGTTGAAACAATGAAGAAAGAAGGATTATCTGAATAATGGTTGAAATGCTAAAAGGGATCGCCGCAAGTGACGGAGTTGCCGTCGCAAAAGCTTACCTGCTAGTTCAACCGGATTTATCCTTTAACAAAATTTCTGTAGAAGATACTGAAGCAGAGGAAAAAAGAATAGACGATGCTTTAGCAAAATCTACCGAAGAATTACAGCAAATTCGGGAAAAAGCAGCGCAAAGTTTGGGTGAAGCAGAAGCTCAAGTATTTGACGCTCATTTAATGGTTTTGTCAGACCCTGAAATGATCGGTCAAATTAAACAAAACGTGAAAGATAACAAAGTCAATGCTGAATCAGCATTGAAAGAAGTTACTGACATGTATATTGGCATGTTTGAAGCAATGGATGACAATGCTTACATGCAAGAACGCGCAGCTGATATCCGTGACGTTGCCAAACGTGTCTTAGCACATTTATTAGGGGTTACTTTACCAAATCCTTCAATGATTAATGAAGAGGTTGTTGTGGTTGCCCATGATTTAACACCAAGTGATACTGCACAATTAGATCGTAAATTCGTCAAAGCTTTTGTTACCGATATTGGCGGACGGACCTCTCACTCTGCAATTATGGCACGTTCTCTTGAAATTCCAGCAATTGTTGGGACAAAAGAAATTACTGCTAAAGTAAAAGCAGGAGATATTCTAGCTGTTAATGGTATTATTGGTGATGTGATTATCGATCCGACAGAAGATCAAAAAGCTGAATTCCAAAAAGCGGGCGCAGAATTTGCTGCACAAAAAGCTGAATGGGAAAAATTAAAAGAAGCAGATACCATCACAGCTGATGGTAAACACTTTGAATTAGCGGCTAATATTGGAACACCAAAAGATTTGGAAGGTGTACACAATAATGGCGCTGAAGCTATTGGATTATATAGAACTGAATTCCTTTATATGGATTCTTCTGATTTTCCAACTGAAGAAGATCAATTTGAAGCTTATAAGGCAGTTTTAGAAGGTATGGGTGATAAGCCAGTTGTTGTTCGTACCATGGACATTGGTGGCGATAAAGAATTACCTTACCTGACTTTACCGCATGAAATGAATCCTTTCTTAGGTTATCGCGCATTGCGTATTAGCTTATCTGAATTAGGAGATGACATGTTCCGTACACAATTGCGTGCATTGTTACGTGCATCTGCCTTTGGTAACTTACGCA
The genomic region above belongs to Enterococcus saigonensis and contains:
- a CDS encoding helix-turn-helix domain-containing protein; this translates as MLENILLDDPAQNKLMLFKHMLELERGLYPIHYFEKYTGFSHIKTANLLNQMNQDLKDLETGYVLFTEKEKVQIDGNLPKFHTYQQFLFQTSVPYRVLITTLLQPEMDLKEFGQQTDLSQSSLMRRLKPLVAYLKEKSIRLNCLQMEVTGREALVRIMYFNFLWMVDFGAELFQYFERQNVDLNTLFDEEDLTFLKYVEQREFTVYQSISLLRTKLGYYVDEPEINHFLYPTTINLRFKQKLAQTGVAETYQQREANFISYMIFYWPQYFSEDDPRLSYVRKNYKNLTASKEKSKAFFDKMIPYFQNFSRGKQELILLNYQTIFLRQELFKGKAPKNLDFILESLKIQHPNYEILHGYISEAIQTSASEDLINLLTIVTLPQVERSEKTEKIKVGIIGFPNHFLLYSLINRIEDLPFVDYSLMNTASKEKYDAVITCSGSLVPEENTNYWIVEGESSFDATDDFLFHIFKKRQKEQNNQLNIGQRDKTKH
- a CDS encoding DUF1827 family protein; this encodes MKLINVTNSHSRLVRNQLENTDAEMVKVYTAGNTTIVYTVAPSHNEILLINKKRNLNEREINEVKEYFLKKMPLSSYEPDAITQIELPGLVEISIKTNQLSNNAS
- a CDS encoding ATP-dependent Clp protease ATP-binding subunit, which translates into the protein MLCQNCGKNEATIHLYANVNGQRKQLDYCQSCYQKLKNQTGSQTSMMAQDPFGFGSLDDLFRQMSQQMQPRNTDEQTPPTQFGGGNNFNGGQPPRQNQGSNGLLGEYGINITEQARNGDIDPVVGRDDEIKRVIEILNRRTKNNPVLIGEPGVGKTAVVEGLAQKIVDGDVPQKLLEKEVIRLDVASLVQGTGIRGQFEERMQKLIDEIKQAENVILFIDEVHEIVGAGAAGDGNMDAGNILKPALARGELQMVGATTLNEYRIIEKDAALERRMQPVRVEEPSVEETIAILKGLQPRYEDYHHVKYTEEAIKAAATLSNRYIQDRFLPDKAIDLLDESGSKKNLTIQLVDPKAIEKKLADAEAQKQQASKEEDFEKAAYYRDQINKLEEMKNKQISDEETPTITEKDMEQIVEERTGIPVGELKEKEQTQLKNLGPDLKKHVIGQDEAIDKVAKAIRRNRVGLGKKNRPIGSFLFVGPTGVGKTELAKQLAYEMFGSEDSMIRFDMSEYMEKHSVAKLIGSPPGYVGYDEAGQLTEKVRRNPYSLILLDEIEKAHPDVLHMFLQILDDGRLTDAQGRTVSFKDTLIIMTSNAGTGNVEASVGFGAAREGVTRSVLNQLNNYFSPEFLNRFDGIIEFKALSKDNLLHIVELMLNEVNEMLISQHIHITVPKDVEEKLVDLGYNPSMGARPLRRTIQDQIEDGIAEYYLDHPTAKELTARLTKDDKIEVIALQTNESENTKQEPLAENDLPEE
- a CDS encoding phosphocarrier protein HPr, giving the protein MEKKDFHVVAETGIHARPATLLVQTASKFNSDINLEYKGKSVNLKSIMGVMSLGVGQGSDVTITAEGADEADAMAAIVETMKKEGLSE
- the ptsP gene encoding phosphoenolpyruvate--protein phosphotransferase, with translation MVEMLKGIAASDGVAVAKAYLLVQPDLSFNKISVEDTEAEEKRIDDALAKSTEELQQIREKAAQSLGEAEAQVFDAHLMVLSDPEMIGQIKQNVKDNKVNAESALKEVTDMYIGMFEAMDDNAYMQERAADIRDVAKRVLAHLLGVTLPNPSMINEEVVVVAHDLTPSDTAQLDRKFVKAFVTDIGGRTSHSAIMARSLEIPAIVGTKEITAKVKAGDILAVNGIIGDVIIDPTEDQKAEFQKAGAEFAAQKAEWEKLKEADTITADGKHFELAANIGTPKDLEGVHNNGAEAIGLYRTEFLYMDSSDFPTEEDQFEAYKAVLEGMGDKPVVVRTMDIGGDKELPYLTLPHEMNPFLGYRALRISLSELGDDMFRTQLRALLRASAFGNLRIMFPMVATLKEFRAAKKMYDEERQKLINEGVTVSDTIQVGIMIEIPAAAVLADKFAKEVDFFSIGTNDLIQYTMAADRMNERVSYLYQPYNPSILRLIKNVIDSAHAEGKWAGMCGEMAGDQTAVPILMGMGLDEFSMSATSILKTRSLMKRLSTEDMKVLADKALNDCDTMEEVVELVEEAVK